From a single Polyangium spumosum genomic region:
- a CDS encoding neuraminidase-like domain-containing protein has translation MQQGYGGGEYILTGRVVDIQTGQGLPDVRVEAWDKGRLCNDLVACAFSDALGIFRIVLEARHLRELFLDRVPVLFFRLFEGPTCIASTERSVLWRVDRPESAVRIEINRSTSTRSFTPTPFIVRGRVVTAGGAPRAGLVVRAYNRNLREEQLLGEATTSDTGSYRIAYAADKLAQDFEYTGTLLDVALFDPGPGRGHRKSAADLVVRVYDAERAVTAEKKLCHAPPTATVNLVLGGEIYRGPSAYERLVVLLAPAIRGDSLTDLTEEDIRHLACSLRLDLDDLDALVTATQLARALGIHPAVLYGLFREGLPRERRALLTTRPSEQLRALLLALDHNLIPATLREQVDAILAALHKGAVQLAFEPAETGISLGDLLAIALPARDAQEALVSAYLQYEGPVDGFWQGLREHPMFKEEGLVDRVQLALQLATLSRQHLPLVRALDEWRRSGMWSSLADLAKLAIPNWLALLEKGVGGAPIGSPPDVPGADDKEKSANYALLLTDTLANTLPTAALAGQLQGKADQDLALFFSKNPDFESGKTQVRSYLQEKPGALDGLSSPKTATANLEAIERLFKVTPNPTEMNTLFSAGIHSAQSIQKIGKPAFIKSYSQVLGGQSKAESLFQKAEQITSGALALFGKFASVARPPGLYVLPPPDLASTGDAAALMDIFGPQNVACEHCASIYGPAAYLVDVLDFLGRYPASQNKPGDPATAREVLLARRPDLARIELSCENTLTEVPYVDLADEILEVRLAHAVDPSVVLDAHIKTVGTAEELALSPQPIHGNARFTAYKALAQGKFPPAPSFNVWAEETDILLAHFGTSRAELVDVFSQAPVKPTPPAPGLLDAFSALLKETKEDASAFFSAVAERAGLPAADLDVLVNKLGLVFPSSFEDEAAVGRLWNAIQVVKGLGVSATRAISWATTTAPIESADPAVLPAPALADDVRLAVKAKYTEDAWPEIGRVLRDDLRELQRKALVAAALALGKYDSTNDLFAELLVDVEMSPKPTTSRIQQAISSVQLFVQRSFMGLEPAVTSLDDEAAAQWSWMKSYRVWEANRKIFFHPENWIEPELRDDKTPFFKELESELLQGDITDARAEGAFRKYLQKLHDVAHLAIVAVCEEGQKTGSSWITILHVIGRTRTSPHVYYYRQRVDQLWSPWEKLDLDIQSEHALLAVYNRRLYLFWALLEEAEDTGQEAAPAPKGGKPAGHKKPKEYDLDDGGKPQPDIDPDIDEPHKSPGPKAPAIKKKPMRLKMAWSEYQNGRWSPRKTGPEEPLRLDLPEGDPAALTFWSTYKNGQLAILCAVREVAPPDRASRVYELVLGCDGRLTAGLASNPCPTGAPYGTRLAGMEFIKDKDTAGLWLRGFVLTDKDVKVLGATPSAYRLVCAQRGPMLWTMLHAGFPHPSFFYKDDSRTFLVRIEHQAQAPKRAVAGEASPMKPWGQVLPGLPPAPAEGPFYIPNISIELDPRQVRIETFYHPHACAMLEALDGDGLDGLFRWPADGSAIQLRSDVYFQKTYKPALSVVKKPYPVDDIDFSLAGAYSQYNWEVFFHAPFLIACMLMKNHRHEEAQRWFHRIFDLTPGTGGPERFWKVKPLREKADPKALAAELAALAAGDEEALGELAAQIKAWREEPFNPHLIARMRPIAYQRAVVMKYIDNLIAWGDYLFSQDTREAINEATGLYILAADILGPKPDLSKQPEAAPKTYAELLASVPLADLENLVPELNGAGDVPLIDTAHFAIPSNDKLLGYWDLVADRLFKVRHGLNIEGQARPLPLFAPPIDPALLVKAAAMGVDWKDVSEVVPMPHYRFGVLHAKAMEFCGGVIALGAALLSALEKKDAEKLTLLRATHEAAVLTATREVKKRQIDEAKQTLAGLKKAREAAAVRYQHYKGLPFMNSYEEQAMMLSGAAAVTQALIQATHTESAGAYLLPTTITGGAGVASPAALVVYGGENAAKSGESFGNALGVVASLMRDGAAMSATMGYYTRRAEDWKLQERIASKEIEQLDKQILAAEIRLALAEKDLENHDLMVENAKVVEATLREKFTNEALYSWTVNEVSTVYFDAYKLALGMARRAAKAFEHELAQDPPDVSLTHWDNTRNGLLAGEKLLQQLRQMEAAYLDKNKREHEITKHISLAQLAPQKLLELKQKGVCEFDVPELEFDLDFPGHYLRRIKTVSLSIPCVTDAYGTLNATLTLVKSRVRKSTDLTGGYAEKVNDGRFTTPYVAPISLAISGAQNDAGVFELSLRDERYLPFEGAGAIGTWKLELSANNTDLDALSDVVLHVRYTAIDGGDSLKIEAQKNAALLLSGLRLFSLKDEFPTEWRHFFTPDVGAAQTLVLPLEKSVFPRCRNGGAPKINSVMLFAAWKDPTAYFGGTPLAVNVTPPSAASMQTTLAKGPGALDSLAVSPTMTPAAGTSWATGAWTLAATGPVGDGLDNIWILCDFTRQGA, from the coding sequence ATGCAGCAGGGGTACGGGGGCGGCGAGTACATCCTCACGGGGCGAGTCGTCGACATCCAGACCGGGCAAGGACTGCCCGATGTGCGCGTCGAGGCGTGGGACAAGGGGCGGCTCTGCAACGACTTGGTCGCGTGCGCCTTCTCCGACGCGCTCGGCATCTTCCGTATCGTCCTTGAAGCCCGTCATCTGCGCGAGCTCTTCCTCGACCGCGTCCCGGTGTTGTTCTTCCGCCTCTTCGAGGGCCCAACCTGCATCGCCAGCACGGAGCGCTCGGTCCTCTGGCGGGTCGATCGCCCGGAGAGTGCGGTGCGGATCGAGATCAACCGCTCGACAAGTACACGCAGCTTCACCCCGACGCCCTTCATCGTACGTGGTCGTGTAGTCACGGCTGGGGGTGCGCCACGCGCGGGCCTCGTCGTGCGCGCCTACAACCGGAACCTCCGCGAGGAGCAGCTCCTCGGCGAGGCCACCACCAGCGACACCGGCAGCTACCGTATTGCCTACGCGGCCGACAAGCTCGCCCAGGACTTCGAGTATACCGGCACGCTGCTCGACGTGGCGCTCTTCGATCCCGGCCCCGGACGCGGGCACCGGAAGTCGGCTGCTGATCTTGTCGTGCGCGTGTACGACGCGGAGCGCGCTGTCACGGCCGAGAAGAAGCTCTGCCACGCGCCGCCCACGGCGACCGTGAACCTGGTACTGGGCGGCGAGATCTACCGCGGCCCCTCGGCCTACGAGCGCCTTGTTGTTCTTCTGGCCCCTGCCATCCGCGGCGACTCTCTGACGGACCTCACCGAGGAGGACATTCGCCACCTCGCGTGCAGCCTGCGCCTCGATCTGGACGACCTCGACGCCCTCGTCACGGCCACGCAGCTCGCACGCGCCCTCGGGATTCACCCCGCGGTCCTCTACGGGTTGTTCCGCGAAGGACTCCCTCGCGAGCGCCGTGCCCTGCTCACGACGAGGCCATCCGAGCAGCTCCGGGCGCTTCTTCTCGCGCTCGATCACAACCTGATCCCGGCGACGCTCCGGGAGCAGGTCGACGCCATCCTCGCTGCGCTCCACAAGGGCGCCGTGCAGCTCGCTTTCGAGCCAGCGGAGACCGGGATCTCCCTGGGCGATCTCCTCGCCATCGCGCTTCCCGCCCGAGATGCACAGGAAGCGCTGGTCTCGGCCTACCTCCAGTACGAAGGGCCGGTCGACGGCTTCTGGCAGGGACTTCGGGAGCACCCGATGTTCAAGGAAGAAGGGCTCGTCGACCGTGTGCAGCTCGCCCTGCAACTCGCCACGCTCAGCCGTCAGCACCTGCCCCTTGTTCGCGCCCTCGACGAATGGCGCCGCAGCGGCATGTGGTCGTCGCTCGCCGATCTCGCGAAGCTCGCCATCCCCAACTGGCTCGCCCTGCTGGAGAAGGGCGTCGGCGGCGCCCCCATCGGTTCCCCGCCCGACGTGCCCGGCGCCGACGACAAGGAGAAGAGCGCGAACTACGCGCTGCTCTTGACCGACACGCTGGCGAACACCCTTCCCACGGCCGCGCTCGCGGGGCAGCTCCAGGGCAAGGCGGATCAAGACCTGGCATTGTTCTTCTCGAAGAACCCCGACTTTGAGAGCGGCAAGACCCAGGTGCGCTCCTACTTGCAGGAGAAGCCGGGGGCCCTCGACGGCCTGTCCTCCCCGAAGACCGCGACGGCAAACCTCGAGGCCATCGAGCGCCTCTTCAAGGTGACGCCAAACCCAACGGAGATGAACACGCTCTTCTCCGCGGGCATTCACTCCGCGCAGAGCATCCAGAAGATCGGCAAGCCGGCGTTCATCAAGTCGTACAGCCAGGTGCTCGGGGGCCAGTCCAAGGCCGAGAGCCTCTTCCAGAAGGCCGAGCAGATCACGAGCGGTGCCCTCGCGCTCTTCGGGAAGTTCGCCTCCGTCGCTCGGCCGCCTGGGCTCTACGTTCTCCCCCCTCCGGACCTCGCAAGCACGGGTGACGCCGCCGCGCTCATGGACATCTTCGGCCCGCAGAATGTCGCCTGCGAGCACTGCGCGTCGATCTACGGCCCGGCCGCCTACCTCGTCGACGTCCTCGACTTCCTGGGCCGCTACCCAGCAAGCCAGAACAAGCCCGGGGATCCCGCGACGGCCCGTGAGGTTCTTCTCGCCCGGCGCCCGGATCTCGCACGCATCGAGCTCTCCTGTGAGAACACGCTGACCGAGGTGCCGTATGTGGACCTCGCCGACGAGATCCTCGAAGTCCGCCTGGCGCACGCGGTGGACCCGTCCGTCGTTCTCGATGCGCACATCAAGACCGTGGGCACCGCGGAGGAGCTTGCGCTCTCACCCCAGCCCATCCACGGCAATGCACGCTTCACGGCCTACAAGGCCCTCGCGCAGGGGAAGTTCCCCCCGGCGCCATCGTTCAACGTTTGGGCCGAGGAAACGGACATCCTGCTCGCGCACTTCGGCACCTCGCGTGCTGAACTCGTTGACGTCTTCTCCCAGGCCCCGGTCAAGCCGACGCCGCCGGCCCCCGGCCTGCTCGATGCGTTCTCGGCGCTGCTCAAGGAGACCAAGGAGGACGCCTCCGCGTTCTTCTCGGCCGTCGCCGAGCGCGCCGGGCTGCCGGCTGCGGACCTGGATGTCCTCGTGAACAAGCTCGGCCTGGTCTTCCCCTCGAGCTTCGAGGACGAGGCAGCAGTCGGCCGCCTCTGGAACGCAATCCAAGTCGTGAAGGGCCTCGGCGTGTCCGCGACGCGGGCGATCTCCTGGGCCACCACAACGGCTCCGATCGAGAGCGCCGACCCCGCCGTGCTCCCCGCCCCGGCTCTTGCCGATGATGTCCGCCTGGCCGTGAAGGCGAAGTACACCGAAGACGCCTGGCCCGAGATCGGGCGGGTTCTTCGCGATGATCTACGCGAACTACAACGAAAGGCGCTCGTCGCCGCCGCACTCGCGCTGGGCAAGTACGACTCCACGAACGACCTCTTCGCCGAGCTGCTCGTTGATGTGGAGATGAGCCCGAAGCCGACCACGTCGCGCATCCAGCAAGCGATCAGCTCGGTGCAGCTCTTCGTCCAGCGCAGCTTCATGGGCCTGGAGCCCGCGGTCACGTCCCTCGACGACGAGGCCGCCGCGCAATGGTCCTGGATGAAGAGCTACCGGGTCTGGGAGGCCAACCGAAAGATTTTCTTCCACCCGGAGAACTGGATCGAGCCCGAGCTGCGCGACGACAAGACGCCCTTCTTCAAGGAGCTCGAGAGCGAGCTACTCCAGGGTGACATCACCGACGCCCGCGCCGAGGGGGCATTCCGCAAGTACCTCCAGAAGCTTCATGATGTTGCGCACCTCGCTATCGTCGCCGTGTGCGAGGAGGGTCAGAAGACCGGAAGCTCATGGATCACGATCCTGCACGTCATCGGCCGGACGCGTACCTCGCCGCACGTGTACTACTATAGGCAGCGCGTCGACCAGTTGTGGTCGCCCTGGGAGAAGCTCGACCTCGATATCCAGAGCGAGCACGCCCTGCTCGCCGTCTACAATCGTCGACTGTACTTGTTCTGGGCACTGCTCGAGGAGGCGGAGGACACCGGGCAAGAAGCGGCACCTGCGCCGAAGGGCGGCAAGCCCGCGGGCCATAAGAAGCCGAAGGAATACGATCTCGATGATGGGGGCAAACCGCAGCCGGACATCGACCCCGACATCGACGAACCGCACAAGTCTCCGGGCCCCAAGGCGCCCGCCATCAAGAAGAAGCCGATGCGGCTCAAGATGGCCTGGAGCGAGTACCAGAACGGCCGTTGGTCACCCAGGAAGACAGGCCCGGAAGAACCTCTCCGCCTCGATCTGCCCGAGGGCGACCCGGCTGCGCTGACGTTCTGGAGTACGTACAAGAACGGCCAGCTCGCCATCCTCTGCGCGGTAAGAGAAGTGGCACCGCCGGATCGAGCCAGCCGGGTGTACGAGCTCGTGCTGGGCTGCGACGGACGCCTGACTGCTGGTCTAGCGTCGAATCCATGTCCGACGGGCGCGCCGTACGGCACGCGCCTCGCGGGGATGGAGTTCATCAAGGACAAGGACACCGCCGGCCTCTGGCTGCGCGGCTTCGTCCTCACCGACAAGGACGTGAAGGTCCTCGGGGCGACGCCGAGCGCATACCGGCTCGTCTGCGCTCAACGCGGACCGATGCTCTGGACCATGCTCCATGCGGGATTCCCGCACCCGTCGTTCTTCTACAAGGACGACAGCAGGACCTTCCTCGTCAGGATCGAGCACCAGGCTCAAGCGCCCAAGCGCGCGGTAGCGGGAGAGGCGTCCCCCATGAAGCCGTGGGGACAGGTGCTGCCCGGACTCCCGCCCGCACCGGCCGAAGGGCCGTTCTACATCCCCAATATCTCGATCGAGCTCGACCCGCGCCAGGTCCGAATCGAGACGTTCTACCACCCGCACGCCTGCGCCATGCTCGAGGCCCTCGACGGCGACGGCCTCGACGGTCTCTTCCGCTGGCCGGCGGACGGCTCTGCCATCCAGCTCCGGAGCGACGTCTACTTCCAGAAGACCTACAAGCCGGCGCTCTCCGTGGTGAAGAAGCCGTATCCGGTCGATGATATCGACTTCTCCCTGGCGGGTGCCTACAGCCAATACAACTGGGAGGTCTTCTTCCACGCGCCCTTCCTCATTGCCTGCATGCTGATGAAGAACCACAGGCACGAGGAGGCCCAGCGCTGGTTTCATCGCATCTTCGACCTCACCCCGGGCACGGGCGGGCCGGAGCGGTTCTGGAAGGTGAAACCTCTCCGCGAGAAGGCCGACCCGAAGGCGCTCGCGGCCGAGCTCGCGGCGCTCGCGGCGGGAGATGAAGAAGCCCTCGGGGAGCTCGCTGCGCAGATCAAAGCCTGGCGCGAAGAGCCCTTCAATCCCCACCTCATCGCACGCATGCGGCCAATCGCGTACCAGCGGGCCGTCGTGATGAAGTACATCGACAACTTGATCGCGTGGGGCGACTACTTGTTCTCCCAGGACACGCGCGAGGCGATCAACGAGGCGACGGGGCTCTACATCCTCGCCGCGGACATCCTCGGCCCGAAGCCCGATCTGAGCAAGCAGCCCGAGGCTGCTCCGAAGACATACGCAGAGCTCCTTGCCTCCGTCCCGCTCGCCGACCTCGAGAACCTCGTGCCCGAGCTCAACGGCGCCGGGGATGTTCCCCTCATCGACACGGCCCACTTCGCGATCCCGTCGAACGACAAGCTCCTCGGGTACTGGGATCTCGTCGCGGACCGGCTCTTCAAGGTCAGGCACGGGCTCAACATCGAGGGCCAGGCACGGCCGCTCCCGCTCTTCGCGCCGCCGATCGACCCGGCGTTGCTCGTGAAGGCCGCGGCGATGGGCGTTGATTGGAAGGACGTCAGCGAGGTCGTGCCGATGCCCCACTACCGCTTCGGGGTTCTGCATGCCAAGGCGATGGAGTTCTGCGGCGGCGTGATCGCCCTGGGCGCGGCCCTGCTCTCCGCGCTCGAGAAGAAGGACGCGGAGAAGCTGACCCTGCTGCGTGCGACGCACGAGGCGGCAGTCCTCACCGCCACCCGCGAGGTGAAGAAGCGGCAGATTGACGAGGCGAAGCAGACGCTCGCGGGCCTGAAGAAAGCTCGGGAGGCCGCCGCGGTCCGATACCAGCACTACAAGGGCCTGCCATTCATGAACTCCTACGAAGAGCAGGCGATGATGCTGTCAGGCGCCGCCGCCGTCACCCAGGCCCTCATCCAGGCTACGCACACCGAGTCGGCAGGGGCCTACCTTCTTCCGACTACAATCACGGGAGGCGCTGGTGTCGCCAGCCCGGCGGCATTGGTCGTTTACGGGGGCGAGAACGCGGCGAAGTCCGGTGAGTCGTTTGGCAACGCCCTCGGCGTGGTGGCGTCGTTGATGCGCGACGGCGCCGCGATGAGCGCGACAATGGGCTACTACACCCGCCGCGCCGAGGACTGGAAGCTCCAGGAGAGGATCGCCTCCAAGGAGATCGAGCAGCTCGACAAGCAGATCTTGGCCGCCGAGATCAGGCTGGCGCTCGCGGAGAAGGACCTCGAGAACCACGACCTCATGGTGGAGAACGCCAAGGTCGTCGAGGCGACGCTGCGCGAAAAGTTCACCAACGAGGCGCTCTACTCCTGGACGGTCAATGAGGTGTCGACGGTGTACTTCGACGCCTACAAGCTCGCCCTCGGCATGGCGAGGCGAGCCGCAAAGGCATTCGAGCACGAGCTCGCGCAGGACCCGCCGGACGTCTCACTCACGCACTGGGACAACACGAGAAACGGCCTGCTCGCAGGGGAGAAGCTGTTGCAGCAGCTCCGGCAGATGGAGGCTGCGTACCTCGACAAGAACAAGCGCGAGCACGAGATCACGAAGCACATCTCCCTCGCGCAGCTCGCCCCGCAGAAGCTCCTCGAGCTGAAGCAGAAGGGTGTCTGCGAATTCGACGTGCCCGAGCTCGAGTTCGACCTCGACTTCCCGGGGCACTACCTGCGCCGGATCAAGACGGTCAGCCTCTCCATCCCGTGCGTGACGGATGCCTACGGCACGCTCAACGCCACGCTCACGCTGGTGAAGAGCCGCGTCCGGAAGAGCACCGACCTTACCGGGGGCTACGCCGAGAAGGTGAACGATGGCCGGTTCACCACGCCGTACGTCGCCCCGATCTCGCTCGCCATCAGCGGCGCGCAGAACGACGCGGGAGTCTTCGAGCTGTCTCTGCGCGACGAGCGGTATCTGCCCTTCGAGGGTGCGGGCGCGATCGGCACGTGGAAGCTCGAGCTCTCTGCCAACAATACCGACCTCGACGCATTGAGCGACGTTGTTCTCCACGTCCGCTACACGGCGATCGACGGCGGAGACTCATTGAAAATCGAAGCGCAGAAGAACGCCGCGCTGCTCCTCTCCGGCCTGCGCTTGTTCTCGTTGAAGGACGAGTTCCCGACGGAGTGGCGCCACTTCTTCACGCCGGATGTCGGCGCAGCACAGACGCTGGTGCTGCCGCTCGAGAAGAGCGTCTTTCCAAGGTGCCGCAACGGCGGCGCCCCGAAGATCAACTCCGTGATGCTATTCGCCGCCTGGAAAGACCCCACAGCGTACTTCGGGGGCACGCCTCTCGCGGTGAACGTCACGCCGCCCTCGGCTGCCTCCATGCAGACCACGCTCGCGAAGGGCCCCGGCGCGCTCGACAGCCTCGCCGTGAGCCCGACGATGACGCCTGCCGCCGGAACATCCTGGGCTACGGGAGCGTGGACGCTCGCGGCTACGGGTCCCGTGGGCGACGGCCTCGACAACATCTGGATCCTCTGCGACTTCACGCGGCAGGGGGCCTGA
- a CDS encoding caspase family protein gives MLICSLSTATTGGIVQNRAFVYRAVVCGVNNSIGQTPLSFAESDAQAIFRTFTGALGPADEENSKLLLGARATRGNVLRVLQAYAQRGTDYLLFYFSGHGSEDGLALADGMLEYWELHAALANLPARARLVILDACHSGAYGGLVEVGGVGDLQESWAEVLAAALPGTRVLCAARSDELSAEGGSIRMGHFTWALLEALHRGKGSLRGRDHRWVSDSEAFYLARAHLLSRWPNDAHPDCRNLSGDFPMLLSHAHAPIGRGALSIRPHARGYAADVEVVAARRTGVPMLLKCRLLDESRVEVGTETRIIVPTTNDDSGMVRFHFPRSALPYEHRQALDWGYQVPLHWAVSLVDPYHGYVLGKATRRVVYRRQNHAPLF, from the coding sequence GTGCTCATTTGTTCCCTCTCAACCGCGACGACGGGAGGGATCGTGCAGAACAGGGCCTTCGTGTATCGCGCCGTCGTGTGCGGCGTAAATAACTCGATTGGGCAGACGCCCCTTTCGTTCGCCGAGTCCGATGCGCAGGCGATTTTCCGTACCTTCACAGGGGCGCTAGGACCAGCCGACGAGGAGAACTCAAAGCTCTTGCTCGGGGCACGAGCAACGCGCGGGAACGTGCTCCGTGTCCTCCAAGCCTACGCCCAACGCGGCACCGACTACTTGCTCTTCTACTTTTCTGGCCACGGGAGCGAGGACGGCCTGGCGCTTGCTGACGGCATGTTGGAGTATTGGGAACTCCATGCCGCGCTCGCGAACCTGCCGGCGCGCGCGAGGCTCGTCATCCTGGATGCATGCCACTCCGGAGCGTATGGCGGGTTGGTCGAAGTAGGGGGGGTAGGAGACCTTCAGGAATCATGGGCTGAGGTCCTGGCGGCAGCATTGCCTGGCACCCGCGTGCTCTGTGCAGCGAGGTCCGACGAACTCTCGGCAGAAGGCGGGAGCATTCGCATGGGCCACTTCACCTGGGCACTGCTCGAGGCCCTTCATCGAGGCAAGGGTTCGCTTCGCGGCAGAGATCATCGATGGGTTTCTGATTCCGAAGCCTTCTACCTTGCGAGGGCGCATCTCCTTTCACGGTGGCCAAACGACGCGCACCCTGACTGTAGGAACCTGAGCGGCGATTTCCCCATGCTGCTCAGCCACGCGCACGCGCCGATCGGCCGGGGCGCGCTATCTATTCGTCCGCATGCACGTGGCTATGCAGCAGACGTTGAGGTGGTTGCAGCCCGGCGAACGGGGGTCCCAATGCTCCTAAAGTGTCGATTGCTCGACGAATCCCGGGTAGAAGTCGGCACAGAAACGCGGATAATCGTTCCAACCACGAACGACGACAGCGGTATGGTTCGATTCCACTTCCCGCGATCTGCGCTCCCTTATGAGCATAGACAGGCGCTTGACTGGGGGTACCAAGTCCCATTGCACTGGGCTGTCAGCCTTGTGGACCCTTACCATGGTTATGTCCTCGGCAAGGCAACCCGACGCGTGGTGTACCGGAGACAGAACCACGCCCCGCTATTTTAA
- a CDS encoding LexA family protein, with translation MNKPRFTETQGRYLAFLHAYTSVHGHAPSEAEMQKHFQVSAPSVHRMVVPREQRGLIAREPGVARSIRVLVSTAELPPLKGIESGARGRSPSGSADDPQDRVAVVEQTGREVVKAMLARAIDLDIDDADSLPLIAAAAGAIEKMLRAAGTAPRGARLVRERVLDAAENEYLRLCRDQGEEADPEEDAARFRELLEPKGGRG, from the coding sequence ATGAACAAGCCGCGCTTCACCGAGACGCAGGGCCGCTACCTGGCCTTCCTCCACGCCTACACGTCCGTCCATGGGCACGCCCCCTCCGAGGCGGAGATGCAGAAGCACTTCCAAGTGAGCGCCCCGTCCGTACACCGGATGGTCGTCCCGCGCGAGCAGCGAGGGCTGATCGCGCGGGAGCCGGGAGTGGCCCGCTCGATCCGGGTGCTCGTGTCGACGGCGGAACTACCGCCACTCAAGGGCATCGAGTCGGGGGCGCGTGGACGAAGCCCCAGTGGCTCGGCCGACGATCCCCAGGATCGCGTAGCGGTCGTGGAGCAGACGGGGCGCGAGGTGGTGAAGGCCATGCTCGCGCGGGCGATCGACCTCGACATCGACGACGCGGATAGCCTGCCGCTGATCGCTGCGGCAGCAGGCGCGATCGAGAAGATGCTGCGTGCGGCTGGTACCGCGCCACGAGGCGCGCGTCTGGTTCGGGAGCGGGTGCTCGACGCGGCCGAGAACGAGTACCTGCGCCTGTGCCGCGATCAGGGCGAGGAAGCGGACCCCGAGGAAGACGCTGCGAGGTTCCGGGAGCTGCTCGAGCCCAAGGGTGGGCGCGGATGA